The sequence below is a genomic window from Nitrososphaerota archaeon.
GCTACGTTCTGTATCTGTACGGTTTCTCCTTTTTCTCCTAAGACAATTAGGGTCTGCCCAACCCTTATCGTTTCTCCCGCTCTGGCCATAATTTTCAAGACAGTACCAGCAACTGGTGAAGGAAGTTCGACTGTAACCTTCTCCGTCATGACCTCAACTAGAGGCTGATCTCTTTTGACGTAATCTCCTTCTTTGACGAGCCATTTCGTCACTTCACCCTCCATTACACCCTCACCTATGTCAGGAAACTTGAATTCAACTGCCAAACTATGCGCCTACTTGTAACTTGCTACCTTCTTTATCGATGTTAGAATTCTCTTTGCGTTAGGAAGATATGCACTTTCAAGGCTATATGGAACAGGCGCATCCAAACCTGCAACCCTCAAAATAGGTGCCTGCAGATATTCAATTGCTTTCTCGGAAATCATGGCAGAAATCTCTGCTCCCATGCCCAGCGTTTTGGGCGCTTCATGGGCGATAACTACCCTACCAGTCTTCCTTGCAGAATTAATTATAGCTTCAACATCAAGAGGCGCAAGAGTTCTTAGATCGATCAGTTCAACACTAATATTCTCCTGAGCCGCAAGTGTTGTGGCTTCTTTTGCTGGAACCATTGTAGCGCCGTAACTTACCAGCGTCACATCATTACCCTCTTGCAATATGTTGGCCTTGCCTATTGGCACAGTGTAATCATCATCTGGAATATCATCTTTAAAGGCTCTGTAGATTCTCTTGGGCTCGAAGAACAGGACTGGGTCGTTGTCACGCATAGCTGCTATGAGCAGACCTTTTGTATCGTATGGCGTCGAAGGCATTATAACCTTCAAGCCAGCCGTATGAACGAAATAAGACTCGCCGCTCTGTGAATGATATGGCCCTCCTTTCACGCCTGCACCTATAGGAGCCCTTATGACCATTGGAGCACTGTACGTTCCTCCAGAACGATATCGCATCTTTGCAAGCTCAGAAGTTATTTGGTCAAAAGCTGGAAAGATAAAATCGAAGAATTGAATTTCAGCAACGGGTCTCAAACCATATAGAGACATCCCTATTGCCAAGCCGATAATGCCCGACTCCGCCAGAGGAGTGTCAATTACTCTGTGAGGGCCGAATTCGTCGTACAAGCCTTCTGTTGCTCTGAATACCCCTCCATTGATTCCGATATCTTCACCCAAGAGCACGATATCTGAGTTCTTACGCATTTCAAGCTTCAATGCGCTGTTGACTGCTTGGATAAGAGTTGCCTTCATGCTCGACACTACGAATGCCGTCGCTTGCTTCTAATTATATTTTCCAGATAATACTCACCGGCTTTGTACGAGCTTCTTACCAGAGGACCGGAAGCAACGTAAAGGAAACCCATCTCTTCTCCAATCCTGCGAAGCTTCTCAAATGTTTCAGGGCGCACATATTCAGTAACAGGTAGATGTCCTCTCGATGGTTGCAGATACTGGCCTATAGTAAGTGCGTCTACGGCAACACTTCTCAAATCAACCATCGTTTGAATAACTTCGCTTTCAGTTTCACCCAATCCCAGCATTATAGAAGATTTGGTAATCAGATCAGGCTTCAGGGATTTTGCATTACGCAAAACCTGCACGGATTGTTCGTAGCCTGCCCTTCTGTCTCTGATAAAAGGCGTTAGACGTTTTACTGTTTCTATGTTATGTGCGAGTACTGCTACGCCAGATTCTATCACTCTTCTCAAAGCATCGACATCGCCTCTGAAATCAGGTACCAGAGTTTCAACAAGGATCGAAGGATTGGTTCCGCTTATCGCTTCTACCGTCTTGGCTATATGCTCCGCTCCTCCGTCTTGTAGATCGTCTCTAGCCACAGAAGTCAGCACAATATACGTCAAACCCAGCATCTTTACGGCCTTTGCGATCTTTGATGGTTCCTCTCCATCGAGAACCTTTTGTGGATTGCCAACTTTTACGTTGCAGAACCTACAGCCTCTCGTGCAAGTGTCCCCCATGAGCATAAACGTTGCAGTGCCTCCGCTCCAGCATTCAGCAATGTTTGGACAGTTTGCCTCCTCGCAGACCGTATGGAGATTGGCTTCTCTTAGAAGCCTCTTTATCATGATATAATTCTCGCCTGTCGGCAGCTTTACCTTTATCCAATCTGGCTTCCGTAGGCGTACTTCAGGTTCTTTGATAACTGTAAGAAAGCGAGGCATTTCTCGCCATCAGGCAATTATCATGTCCTTGAGTCCAGTACCTGGAGCTACGAATGGGAAGACATCTTCTTCGGGGTGTATAGGCACATCTATTATTGTAGCTATGTCGCTTTTCAGAGCAGTCTTCATAGCTTTGGAGAATTCGTCCAGAGACTGAACCCTGAAGCCCTGGGCTCCATAGGCCTCCGCAATCTTGACAAAGTCAGGTATTCCGCTCATTTCCACTCCGATGTACTTTCTATTGTAGAAGAGCCTCTGCCATTGTGCTACCATACCGAGCATATTGTTGTTGAATATTACAGCAATGATGGGGATCTTTTCTGTTACAGATGTTGCCAGTGCATTTTCTGTCATCTGGAAGCTTCCATCACCAGCAATATCGATTACCGGCACGTTTGGAGCAGCGACCTTGGCGCCTACAGCTGCAGGCAGTCCCCAACCCATCGTCCCTAATCCCGTAGAAGTGAAAAACGTACCAGGTTTTATGATGTTGAAATGTAGGGAAGCCCACATCTGATGCTGCCCGACTTCCGTGGTTATTATAGAATCCGCAGGGATCAATTCTCTCATCTTCTTGAGTAATCTTGGACCTGTAATATCTCTTGGTGCAGGTAGGGGTTTGCCCCTGTAGAGGCTTTTGATTTCATTTACGTGTTTTATCCACGGATAGTTGACATCCCTCTTCCGCACCATCTTCTTCTCCAGCACACGCACCAACATTGCTAATGCCTCCTTCACATCACCAATAATTCCGACATCTGTAGGTTTGTTCTTCCCAATTTCAGCAGGATCGATATCTACGTGGATAATTTTAGCAGGGTTGAATTCGTCCCATCTTCCAACCGACCTGTCGGAGAACCTTGCTCCAATTGCAAGAAGACAGTCGATTTCAAGGATTAACTTATTTGCTTCTGCATGGCCGTGCATCCCTATAGGCCCTACTGAAAGGGGGTGCGTCTCTGAGAAGGAGCCCTTGCCCTTGAATGTCGTTACTACTGGGCAGACCAGAAGCTCAGCAAGTGCCTGCAGCTCCTGAAACGCTCCCGAAATTATAACTCCTCCTCCAGCCATTATAATTGGACGCTCAGCCATCAACAGAAGCTCCGCTGCCCGCTCTATCCTTGCAGGATCTGGTCGAGGGACGGCTATAGACTTAGTCATCTTTGCATTCTCGGAGAACGTAATGTCAACCTTTTCGTTCTGAACATCTTTGGGAATATCTACAAGCACAGCTCCAGGTCTTCCAGTGCCTGCGATGTAGAACGCTTTTTTGATGACTGAGGGTATTTCAGCTGCAGACCACGGCTGAAACGAGTATTTTGTGATCGGAGTCACAATACCCATAATGTCACATTCTTGGAAAGCATCTCTGCCGATCATGTTCTTTGCAACCTGCCCAGTTATTGCGACTACGGGTGAGGAATCAGCGTGAGCTGTAGCTATACCAGTTACAAGGTTTGTTGCTCCAGGCCCGGAAGTTCCCATGCATACCCCAGCTTTCCTCGAAACTCTGGCGTAACCATCGGCCATGTGGGCTGCACATTGCTCATGCCTAGCGAGAATATGCCTTACTTCAGAATCGA
It includes:
- a CDS encoding alpha-ketoacid dehydrogenase subunit beta — its product is MKATLIQAVNSALKLEMRKNSDIVLLGEDIGINGGVFRATEGLYDEFGPHRVIDTPLAESGIIGLAIGMSLYGLRPVAEIQFFDFIFPAFDQITSELAKMRYRSGGTYSAPMVIRAPIGAGVKGGPYHSQSGESYFVHTAGLKVIMPSTPYDTKGLLIAAMRDNDPVLFFEPKRIYRAFKDDIPDDDYTVPIGKANILQEGNDVTLVSYGATMVPAKEATTLAAQENISVELIDLRTLAPLDVEAIINSARKTGRVVIAHEAPKTLGMGAEISAMISEKAIEYLQAPILRVAGLDAPVPYSLESAYLPNAKRILTSIKKVASYK
- the lipA gene encoding lipoyl synthase, which produces MPRFLTVIKEPEVRLRKPDWIKVKLPTGENYIMIKRLLREANLHTVCEEANCPNIAECWSGGTATFMLMGDTCTRGCRFCNVKVGNPQKVLDGEEPSKIAKAVKMLGLTYIVLTSVARDDLQDGGAEHIAKTVEAISGTNPSILVETLVPDFRGDVDALRRVIESGVAVLAHNIETVKRLTPFIRDRRAGYEQSVQVLRNAKSLKPDLITKSSIMLGLGETESEVIQTMVDLRSVAVDALTIGQYLQPSRGHLPVTEYVRPETFEKLRRIGEEMGFLYVASGPLVRSSYKAGEYYLENIIRSKRRHS
- the ilvB gene encoding biosynthetic-type acetolactate synthase large subunit, producing MAQITGAQALVEALKREKVDAVFGLPGGANLPIYDAMFDSEVRHILARHEQCAAHMADGYARVSRKAGVCMGTSGPGATNLVTGIATAHADSSPVVAITGQVAKNMIGRDAFQECDIMGIVTPITKYSFQPWSAAEIPSVIKKAFYIAGTGRPGAVLVDIPKDVQNEKVDITFSENAKMTKSIAVPRPDPARIERAAELLLMAERPIIMAGGGVIISGAFQELQALAELLVCPVVTTFKGKGSFSETHPLSVGPIGMHGHAEANKLILEIDCLLAIGARFSDRSVGRWDEFNPAKIIHVDIDPAEIGKNKPTDVGIIGDVKEALAMLVRVLEKKMVRKRDVNYPWIKHVNEIKSLYRGKPLPAPRDITGPRLLKKMRELIPADSIITTEVGQHQMWASLHFNIIKPGTFFTSTGLGTMGWGLPAAVGAKVAAPNVPVIDIAGDGSFQMTENALATSVTEKIPIIAVIFNNNMLGMVAQWQRLFYNRKYIGVEMSGIPDFVKIAEAYGAQGFRVQSLDEFSKAMKTALKSDIATIIDVPIHPEEDVFPFVAPGTGLKDMIIA